The genomic region taactgggatgtctttatttcgcaacgacaggaaaacaggaatggggggtggggtagcactatacatacggtcatgcctggatgcgcaccaacttcacaaccaagagtttctcaatcttgatgagtcagtatggtgctcagtaagattgtctaccacctcgaggtgtctagttggggtcatttacaggaagcccactgccgacatcgagtatgacaaacgtctgctggaaggattagctcgctctacgcgtctcggattctctcatatcctgattctaggggacttcaatcttcctagaatcaacttcgtggaacatacatacattggtggtgccaactctactgaagctctgttcttcaaccttatcggtgacctgggattattcgaaaatgtgaagtcggcaacccgttggagaaacagtcagacgccgtcgcgcttagactgggtattcacaaatgaagaattcctagttgacgacctctcaatcctggctcccctggggaaaagtgatcatgccgtcttatcattcagctttgtcagcaaaacggagctacgatatcctactagcaacaagcactggaacttcaaacggttgaatgtgttagcttcaCAGGACTATCTActacaggtggattgggatgttcacactcaacttgaagtggatgcccattgggattttttactgcacacgatcctatgtgctactgagcattcagttcctaaaatggtcccaaaaagctacaaacaacctccaatcatcaagaaccgcactcgtcgtttgctaagccgcaaaaggcactgttgggcggaatataaacgaactgataacaacggcgcgttcaggcaattcaaacaaataaagaacatatgcacaaaggcaataagagaagacaggcttcagttccagaccaagcttatcgataaatttgtctccaatccgaagagcttattcagttacgcagcttctcttcgacaaggcaaaactggagtttcccaactgcttggtcctaatggcccgaccaataacgacagtgatgccgctaacattttggctgaacaatactctcagacatttcagctgacccacatcaaccatactgacgaaagcttcacctgcacctgtacaggactttccgaagtggacctgagtgctgacctggtgctccgtaaactgcagcacctaaggaaagacacttctcctggtccggatatggttcattccgctgtattgagggaagcaacttcaatcctggcgacaccacttagcgtgatgtttgcacactcgctaagcagaggcaaactaccggaaatttggaagctggcacacatcacaccaattttcaaaggaggtcgacgtagtgaaccctcaagctaccgaccagtggcccttctctccataccttcaaaaattatggaatctctaatatacgacggtttactagaatacttatcatcctcaaagttcttttcacctcaacagcatggtttcagaaaaggtcattcttgtacgaccaacctgctgactgcggtggatagatgggcaaccatccttgatcgcaaggggaaggttgacgtcatctacctggatttctcaaaagcttttgatagggtcaaccacgcatgtcttatcaagaagcttggacgattgggtataaaaccccctttgattgattggctctcttcatatttagaaaaccgacactttaaggtcagggttaacttcactctctctcaggctatggaatgtcctagtggggtcccacAGGGcacaatactaggacctcttctcttcttgatttatattaacgatcttccttaacaagtttcatctgacttattgctttttgctgatgatgtgaaactttggagagagagatacgtaatcataatgatatactagttcttcaggaggatttgacccgacttcaaagttgggcagacgacaacggtcttaccttcaacacttcaaagtgcaaggtagtccatctgagacatgttgcagactatagttataacttaggttactcccctctagaagtttcccaagttgaaaaagatttaggagtgttggtaccctatgacctaaaatcgtatgcgaactgtgacaaaaacgcctctcaagcaaactatgcactggtaacattgaagcgcatttttggccagtttgacagtagaaccttccatataatcttcagcagttttattcgtccccatttagagtacggaaacatagtatttcctccctccctccaaaaggataaggacactctggaacgtatacaacgtcgagccacgaaatcagttcggggactcaaattcaaaccttatgaagagcgcctcaaatcacttaacctttacccgttagagtataggcgtcttagaggtgatctccTTATGACTtgcagtatccttaatacttctggtcatccccttaagcgtctacttaagcttagtcataacactaacctgagaggtaacacccagaaattggagaccctacatagcagaacagactgcagacacaacttctactccgttagagttgtcaagtgctggaattcgctgccgactgagctagtccaagcgacttctcaGGAgccctttaagaggaaacttgacttattcttaaggactaaggataacatattattatgatttaccaaattctttttttcctctattatcgttcatatacctaggtttttgcctggaggtattggtgatccactgctaccagacacggaagcccgttaagcgaaagcttctattccgtcctcaacaatttgaaccatttgaatatTCCGAGGACGGAGCGCTAGATTCAACTTGCTTACGTACTTAGACGGCCCGCTTAAAGCCTACTAGATATTACGGGGATTGACAAAAGTCGTCCGACCTACTGTTGATTTTGAAGTGTAAAGGGCAGATTTATTTCATCGACAGTATGAATCTTTTTGGGCGTAAGAAGGACCCGAAGActcatttaaatgaaatgacttcTGTCTTGAAGAGACAGAAATATCCTCTTCAGAGAGACATTCAGGCCCATCTACGACAGCAAAAACAACTAGAAATGGCCATTAGGAAATGTGCTAAAGAATCGGACATCCCTTCTGCAAAAGTTTACGCCAAGGAATATGCGGAATCCAAAAAGGCTGTTGCTCGTTTGTATCTTGCACTATCGCAAATTGATTGTGTGGCTATGGAATTGCGTCATATGGCTTCGATGAATAAGCTGACCAGTGGTATGCAAAAGAGTACGACAGTCATGAATGCTATGTCGTCTTTAGTGAAAGTAAGTTTTTTTTGAAGTCTAAGCCATTGATGACCTAGTGTGTAATGTAGTCCACTACATATTTGATACACCTTTTATCTTGGAGTTTAAGATGTA from Schistosoma mansoni, WGS project CABG00000000 data, supercontig 0125, strain Puerto Rico, whole genome shotgun sequence harbors:
- a CDS encoding neuroendocrine differentiation factor, putative, whose amino-acid sequence is MNLFGRKKDPKTHLNEMTSVLKRQKYPLQRDIQAHLRQQKQLEMAIRKCAKESDIPSAKVYAKEYAESKKAVARLYLALSQIDCVAMELRHMASMNKLTSGMQKSTTVMNAMSSLVKLPELQSTMQNLSKEMMKAGIMEEMISDTFEPISSVENADDLVSAEVDKVLWDLTAGQLGKAPEPAYDPFSVSKAQTELSVLSVQDDGETEMDARLAALRS